From the genome of Jannaschia sp. S6380:
TCGGGGGAAAGGGGATTGCGGTCCGGACCATGATGAAGCAGGGGATCGGTGATCCCGCGTGTCGACGACCCCGGTGATCGCATTCCCGACCCGTTGACAAGATCGTGCGACCTGCCTACCTAGCCGTCGTTGGCACTCTCATCAGATGAGTGACAACACTGGGAAACACATAATCGAAAGGCTATTCGCATGGCTTTCAAACCGCTGCACGACCGCGTTCTGGTCCGTCGCGTGGAATCCGACGAGAAGACCAAGGGTGGTCTGATCATTCCCGACACCGCCAAGGAAAAGCCCGCCGAGGGCGAGATCGTTTCCGTCGGCGAGGGTGCCCGCAAGGACTCGGGCGAGCTGATCGCCCCTTCGGTCAAGGCCGGCGACAAGATCCTGTTCGGCAAGTGGTCGGGCACCGAGGTCACGCTGGACGGCGAAGAGCTGCTGATCATGAAGGAATCGGACATCCTGGGCGTCATCGCCTGATCGGCGGGCCCCGGCCCGTACAGATGCCCCGGTAATCCTTCCGCAACACTTTCAATCTTAGGAGAATAACATGGCCGCCAAGGACGTGAAATTCGACACCGACGCCCGCAATCGCATGCTCAAGGGCGTCAACATTCTCGCCGACGCCGTCAAGGTGACGCTGGGCCCCAAGGGTCGCAACGTCGTGCTCGACAAGTCGTTCGGTGCCCCCCGTATCACCAAGGACGGTGTCTCGGTCGCCAAGGAAATCGAACTGGAAGACAAGTTCGAGAACATGGGCGCCCAGATGGTGAAGGAAGTTGCTTCCCGCACCAACGACGAGGCCGGTGACGGCACCACCACCGCGACGGTCTTGGCCCAGGCCATCGTCAAGGAAGGCATGAAGGCGGTCGCCGCCGGCATGAACCCGATGGACCTGAAGCGCGGCATCGACCTGGCGACCGCGAAGGTCGTCGAAGCCATCCGCGCCGCCGCCCGCGACGTGACCGACAGCGACGAAGTCGCGCAGGTCGGCACCATCTCGGCCAATGGTGAGGCCGAGATCGGCCGCCAGATCGCCGACGCGATGCAGAAGGTCGGCAACGAGGGTGTCATCACCGTCGAGGAGAACAAGGGCCTCGAGACCGAGACCGACGTGGTCGAGGGCATGCAGTTCGACCGTGGCTATCTGTCGCCGTACTTCGTGACGAACCCCGACAAGATGACCGCCGACCTTGAGGATTGCATGATCCTGCTGCACGAGAAGAAGCTCTCGTCGCTGCAGCCGATGGTTCCGCTCCTGGAGCAGGTCATCCAGTCGCAGAAGCCGCTGCTGATCATTGCCGAGGACGTCGAGGGCGAGGCGCTCGCTACGCTGGTCGTGAACAAGCTGCGCGGTGGCCTGAAGATCTCCGCCGTGAAGGCGCCGGGCTTCGGCGACCGTCGCAAGGCGATGCTGCAGGACATCGCGATCCTGACCGGCGGCCAGGTGATCTCGGACGATCTGGGCATGAAGCTTGAGAACGTCACCATGGACATGCTGGGTTCGGCCAAGCGCGTCTCGATCACCAAGGACAACACGACGATCGTCGACGGTGCCGGCGAGAAGGCCGAGATCGAGGCCCGCGTGTCGCAGATCCGTCAGCAGATCGAGGAGACGACCTCGGACTACGACCGCGAGAAGCTGCAGGAGCGGGTCGCCAAGCTGGCCGGCGGCGTCGCCGTCATCCGCGTCGGCGGCATGACCGAGGTCGAGGTGAAGGAGCGCAAGGATCGCGTCGATGACGCGCTGAACGCCACCCGTGCCGCGGTTCAGGAAGGTGTCGTCGTGGGCGGCGGTGTCGCCCTGGTCCAGGCCGGCAAGTCGCTTGACGGGCTGACCGGCGCCAACTCCGACCAGAACGCCGGTATCGCGATCGTGCGCAAGGCGCTGGAATCGCCGCTGCGTCAGATCGCCGAGAACTCCGGCGTCGACGGTTCGGTCGTGGCCGGCAAGGTTCGCGAGTCGAACGACACGACCTTCGGCTTCAACGCCCAGACCGAAGAGTATGGCGACCTGTTCAAGTTCGGCGTGATCGACCCGGCCAAGGTCGTGCGCACCGCACTGGAAGACGCGGCCTCGATCGCCGGTCTGCTGATCACCACCGAAGCGATGGTGGCCGACAAGCCCGAGAAGCCGGGTGCGAACGCCGGCGGCGGCATGCCCGACATGGGCGGCATGGGCGGCATGATGTGATCCGCCGGTTCGGCCGCCTGGCCGGACCGACCGAATGGAACGTTGCAAGGGCCCCCTGCGTGGGGCCTTTGTCATGCGTGGGGGTTGGCGCGCGATGACGGTCACTGGCGCCCTGCCGCCGGATGGCGCGAAGGCCCGACATGACGTGCGCGTTACTTGGAACTTCGTTCCTGACAGGTCGTTGATTCCTCACAGTCCCACGGGGGGCTGAACCTGCAAACGGAGGAACAAGATGACCCATGACAACGCGAATCTCGTCGCGGCGGGCGACGTATCCGGAACCGCCGTCTATGGCGCCGACGACTCGAAGGTGGGCACGATCGACCGTGTCATGATCGACAAGCAGTCGGGCAAGGTTGCCTATGCCGTCATGAATTTCGGTGGAGTCCTCGGGATCGGCGGCGACGAGCGCCCGGTTCCGTGGAACACGCTGACCTACGACACGTCGCTGGGCGGCTTTCGCACCGCGATCACCGAGGCCCAGCTGAACGAGGCGCCCAAGGCCGAGTCCGGCTGGGAGCGCAACCGCGACTGGGAAACCCGCACGCATCAGAGCTACGGCACGTCGCCCTACTGGACCTGACGGGCGGCGGAACGACCGCATCTGGCAAGGGGCGTCTCTTCGGGGCGCCCCTTTTGTGATCCGCGGGGCAACGCCGCTTGCCGCATGCCCGCCCCTCCGCTAGCTAGGCCGGAACGTCAGCTGGGGAGTGTCTATGTACCGGGTCTGGAACTTCGTCACCAACTACTCGCTTCTGCTGATCCTGGGGGCGCTGATCGCCCTGGTCTGGGCGAACACCGATGCCCATTCCTATCATCTGCTGGTCGACTACCCGCTCTGGTTCAACGACGTGATCGGGACGGACCTGCATCATTGGGAACTGGTTCTGGGCGAAGATGCGGAACTGTTCGGCCATGCCGAAACGGCGAAGGTCCTGACGGCGCATTACCTCGTCAACGATATTCTGATGGCGTTTTTCTTCGCCATCGCGGGCAA
Proteins encoded in this window:
- a CDS encoding PRC-barrel domain-containing protein, whose product is MTHDNANLVAAGDVSGTAVYGADDSKVGTIDRVMIDKQSGKVAYAVMNFGGVLGIGGDERPVPWNTLTYDTSLGGFRTAITEAQLNEAPKAESGWERNRDWETRTHQSYGTSPYWT
- a CDS encoding co-chaperone GroES: MAFKPLHDRVLVRRVESDEKTKGGLIIPDTAKEKPAEGEIVSVGEGARKDSGELIAPSVKAGDKILFGKWSGTEVTLDGEELLIMKESDILGVIA
- the groL gene encoding chaperonin GroEL (60 kDa chaperone family; promotes refolding of misfolded polypeptides especially under stressful conditions; forms two stacked rings of heptamers to form a barrel-shaped 14mer; ends can be capped by GroES; misfolded proteins enter the barrel where they are refolded when GroES binds); translation: MAAKDVKFDTDARNRMLKGVNILADAVKVTLGPKGRNVVLDKSFGAPRITKDGVSVAKEIELEDKFENMGAQMVKEVASRTNDEAGDGTTTATVLAQAIVKEGMKAVAAGMNPMDLKRGIDLATAKVVEAIRAAARDVTDSDEVAQVGTISANGEAEIGRQIADAMQKVGNEGVITVEENKGLETETDVVEGMQFDRGYLSPYFVTNPDKMTADLEDCMILLHEKKLSSLQPMVPLLEQVIQSQKPLLIIAEDVEGEALATLVVNKLRGGLKISAVKAPGFGDRRKAMLQDIAILTGGQVISDDLGMKLENVTMDMLGSAKRVSITKDNTTIVDGAGEKAEIEARVSQIRQQIEETTSDYDREKLQERVAKLAGGVAVIRVGGMTEVEVKERKDRVDDALNATRAAVQEGVVVGGGVALVQAGKSLDGLTGANSDQNAGIAIVRKALESPLRQIAENSGVDGSVVAGKVRESNDTTFGFNAQTEEYGDLFKFGVIDPAKVVRTALEDAASIAGLLITTEAMVADKPEKPGANAGGGMPDMGGMGGMM